In the Gossypium arboreum isolate Shixiya-1 chromosome 10, ASM2569848v2, whole genome shotgun sequence genome, one interval contains:
- the LOC108488879 gene encoding uncharacterized protein LOC108488879, which yields MAGQVLVAALVFMAVVVAFAGDSAPSPSPKSSSPSKGGASPPSKSPTPSPPSSKNSSASSPSPSSGGGSSKNNSSSSSSSSPPSPPSPTKSSDAPKSSSGGSSSSSKSPPAPAPSSSSKSHGSSAPTSSDEEESPSESPNASKSPPIPEAEVPNKDSSLSDAPASDIAPEPGTSGAAIVKASAVVGGVAAVAGCFLF from the coding sequence ATGGCAGGTCAAGTTCTCGTTGCTGCCCTCGTTTTCATGGCGGTTGTTGTGGCGTTTGCGGGGGATTCAGCGCCGTCGCCGTCCCCTAAAAGTTCATCGCCATCTAAAGGGGGGGCGTCTCCGCCTTCCAAGTCACCTACTCCCTCTCCTCCTTCCTCCAAGAACTCCTCCGCATCCTCCCCATCTCCCTCCTCCGGCGGCGGCTCCAGCAAAAACAACAGCTCTAGTAGCAGCAGCAGCTCCCCTCCTTCGCCACCATCACCAACGAAATCCTCCGACGCACCCAAGTCATCCTCCGGTGGATCCTCAAGCAGCTCCAAATCTCCTCCCGCTCCTGCCCCATCCAGCTCCAGCAAAAGCCACGGAAGCTCCGCCCCAACCAGCAGCGACGAAGAGGAGTCCCCTTCTGAATCCCCCAATGCCTCCAAATCCCCTCCTATACCAGAAGCTGAGGTCCCTAATAAAGATAGCTCTCTATCCGACGCTCCAGCCAGCGATATCGCACCAGAACCAGGTACTTCCGGTGCCGCTATTGTCAAGGCCTCAGCCGTCGTTGGTGGTGTAGCCGCTGTCGCCGGATGCTTCCTCTTTTAA
- the LOC108489714 gene encoding alpha-soluble NSF attachment protein-like, which yields MGDQLARGEEFEQKAEKKLSGWGLFGSKHEDAAELFDKAANCFKLAKSWDKAGSTYVKLANCNLKLESKHEAAQAYVDAAHCYKKTNVKEAISCLKEAVNMFCDIGRLSMAAKYYKEIAELYESEQNTEQAIDYYEKAADFFQNEDISTSANQCKQKVAQFAAQIEQYQKAVEIYEDIARQSLSNNLLKYGAKGHLLNAGICQLCKGDVVAITNALERYQELDPTFSGTREYKFLADIASSIDEEDVTKFTDVVKEFDSMTPLDSWKTTLLLRVKEKLKAKEMEEDDLT from the exons atgGGAGATCAATTGGCGAGAGGAGAAGAATTCGAGCAAAAAGCAGAGAAAAAGTTAAGCGGGTGGGGTTTGTTTGGCTCCAAACATGAAGACGCCGCCGAGCTATTTGATAAAGCGGCCAATTGCTTCAAGCTCGCCAAATCAT GGGACAAAGCTGGATCAACTTATGTAAAGTTAGCAAATTGTAACTTGAAA CTAGAAAGCAAACATGAAGCTGCTCAAGCTTATGTTGATGCTGCTCATTGCTATAAGAAGACAAATGTAAAGG AGGCTATATCCTGCCTGAAAGAGGCAGTGAACATGTTTTGTGATATTGGAAGGCTCAGCATGGCTGCCAAGTATTATAAG GAAATTGCTGAATTATATGAGTCTGAACAGAACACTGAGCAGGCCATTGATTATTATGAAAAGGCAGCTGATTTCTTCCAAAATGAAGATATATCAACCTCTGCCAACCAATGTAAGCAGAAAGTTGCACAATTTGCTGCTCAGATAGAACA ATACCAGAAAGCTGTTGAGATCTATGAAGATATAGCACGACAGTCACTTTCCAATAACTTGCTGAAGTATGGAGCTAAAGGACATCTTCTAAATGCTGGCATTTGTCAACTGTGCAAAGGTGATGTTGTTGCAATCACCAATGCATTAGAGCGGTATCAG GAACTGGATCCAACTTTTTCTGGAACACGAGAATATAAATTTTTAGCT GACATTGCTTCTTCCATTGATGAGGAAGATGTCACGAAGTTTACAGATGTTGTCAAGGAATTTGACAGCATGACTCCATTG GATTCTTGGAAGACAACCCTTCTACTCCGTGTGAAGGAAAAGCTGAAAGCTAAAGAAATGGAAGAAGATGATCTTACCTAA